One Blastocatellia bacterium genomic window carries:
- a CDS encoding GspMb/PilO family protein — MTGLVIRNRKIYRGRRWTATVVICFVIGLASVGTAAGFYIRRLQQEQRVEVQRERLRINREEIRLLSERLRALQASTKTEVATPETIRESLKRFEQQYLTDPDAGLSAVILQINKTARGAGVTLSDIAFNPIEEGEVPQATPSVNMGRGRQFYPGLKMAFTVTGAYPNIRQFLVELERGPIFLIVESLALKSVEEGRAGRAATGAASDVTLSLEVRLSVYYRRQGAIASLVRQR; from the coding sequence ATGACCGGACTAGTGATCAGAAATCGGAAAATTTATCGAGGTCGCCGATGGACCGCGACAGTGGTCATCTGCTTCGTGATTGGGTTGGCCTCGGTGGGAACGGCGGCCGGTTTCTACATTCGTCGGCTCCAACAGGAACAGCGAGTCGAGGTGCAGCGAGAGCGCCTCCGGATCAATCGTGAGGAGATCCGACTGCTCAGCGAACGCCTCCGCGCCCTTCAGGCGAGCACCAAGACGGAGGTGGCGACACCGGAAACGATCCGCGAGAGTTTGAAACGGTTTGAACAGCAGTATCTCACCGATCCCGATGCCGGTCTTTCGGCGGTAATTCTCCAGATCAACAAAACTGCTCGCGGGGCGGGCGTGACGCTATCGGACATCGCCTTCAATCCCATCGAAGAAGGCGAGGTGCCGCAGGCGACCCCTTCTGTGAACATGGGTCGCGGACGGCAGTTCTATCCCGGCTTGAAGATGGCCTTCACCGTCACCGGTGCTTATCCCAATATTCGCCAGTTCCTCGTCGAACTCGAACGGGGCCCGATCTTTCTGATCGTGGAATCGCTGGCACTAAAGAGCGTGGAGGAAGGGAGAGCCGGTCGTGCGGCTACGGGCGCGGCGTCCGATGTCACGCTTTCGCTGGAGGTCCGGTTATCAGTTTACTATCGTCGGCAAGGAGCAATCGCGTCGCTCGTGCGGCAGCGATAG
- the trfA gene encoding plasmid replication initiator TrfA, with product MSKRARKRTKSSVRERQPVLIETAREEREGKDEMNLAVFPIAALYTRVPKNIRSLKFRDTIIGENGKIVRRTWTVQGGSEVGLPTSTDEDVYVALMELTRKQGFGDQKVPFSRYDLVKRLGWCPCGKCYRRLEESLLRLSNVFIHAQNAFWDNAARAYVTVGFTLIQGYHLYDETVRRKAGASQPMSWIMWSDQLYRSFKSGYIKFLDTDLYFRLRTATSRRLYRYLDKKFGNDDRFSIDIFKLAHEHLGMSRNFRYISEITRQLTPALEELTDEGYLRSWKIEGRIISFVKGKAARHEPFDTTDEQMYRTLDLPFESVRALEDEEEKAEALVAKLVERGVIPSQARKIVEANRDSLEAVEATIRYFDGLMARGGRGIVNPAGLLVTLIKDGRAEPLKSAVEPSNPTSTAPTAAEELAYQEFVQKAVDAYIESVPAEEYAARREAKKKELLGSDQGALYKRWSKQALEDYVSVLCQRDIAAELNLPDFATWRATSGKSAEDRGTKS from the coding sequence ATGAGTAAGCGAGCGAGGAAACGGACCAAGTCGAGCGTTCGCGAACGACAGCCAGTCTTGATTGAGACTGCCCGAGAGGAGCGAGAGGGGAAGGATGAGATGAATCTCGCGGTCTTTCCCATCGCGGCGCTTTACACGCGTGTTCCCAAAAACATTCGTTCGCTGAAGTTCCGCGACACCATCATCGGTGAGAACGGGAAAATCGTTCGCCGCACCTGGACGGTTCAAGGGGGCTCAGAAGTGGGACTGCCGACCTCGACCGACGAGGACGTCTATGTGGCGCTCATGGAGCTGACGCGGAAGCAGGGATTCGGCGACCAGAAGGTCCCGTTTTCACGCTATGATTTGGTGAAGCGTCTGGGATGGTGTCCCTGCGGGAAATGCTACCGCCGGTTGGAGGAATCGCTGCTGCGGTTGAGCAATGTTTTCATTCACGCCCAGAATGCCTTTTGGGACAATGCTGCGCGGGCCTATGTCACCGTGGGATTCACGTTGATCCAGGGATACCACCTTTACGATGAGACGGTACGACGCAAAGCCGGCGCATCGCAGCCGATGAGTTGGATCATGTGGAGCGACCAGCTCTATCGGAGTTTCAAAAGTGGCTACATCAAGTTCCTCGACACAGACCTGTACTTTCGCTTGCGCACGGCGACATCCCGGAGGCTCTACCGCTATCTGGATAAGAAATTCGGCAATGACGACAGGTTTTCCATTGATATTTTCAAGCTGGCTCACGAGCACCTGGGCATGAGTCGAAACTTTCGTTACATTTCCGAGATTACGCGTCAGCTCACACCGGCGCTGGAGGAGTTAACCGACGAAGGCTATTTGCGGAGCTGGAAGATCGAGGGGCGGATCATCTCGTTCGTCAAGGGGAAGGCCGCCCGGCATGAGCCGTTCGACACGACGGACGAACAAATGTATCGCACCCTTGATTTGCCGTTCGAATCGGTGCGAGCGCTGGAAGATGAGGAGGAGAAGGCGGAAGCGCTTGTGGCAAAGTTGGTGGAGCGAGGGGTCATCCCGTCACAGGCAAGGAAGATCGTCGAAGCCAATCGAGACAGCCTGGAAGCGGTCGAAGCGACGATTCGCTACTTTGACGGACTGATGGCGCGGGGAGGGCGAGGGATTGTCAATCCCGCGGGTCTGTTAGTGACGTTGATCAAAGATGGACGGGCCGAACCGCTGAAATCGGCTGTCGAGCCCTCGAATCCGACCAGCACCGCGCCAACGGCTGCCGAGGAATTGGCGTATCAAGAGTTCGTGCAGAAGGCGGTAGATGCCTATATTGAGTCGGTGCCGGCGGAGGAGTACGCAGCTCGGCGCGAGGCGAAGAAAAAGGAGTTGCTCGGATCGGATCAGGGGGCCCTCTACAAGCGTTGGTCCAAGCAGGCGCTGGAGGATTATGTATCGGTGCTCTGCCAGCGAGACATCGCGGCCGAGTTGAATCTGCCCGATTTTGCCACCTGGCGCGCGACTTCGGGAAAAAGCGCCGAAGATCGGGGGACGAAAAGTTGA
- a CDS encoding ParB/RepB/Spo0J family partition protein: MSKREKFRHLAEETLSSVPSIGERSAHLADDIMAGPFAGTSRLKGARLIPIERLVADPSQPRKTFSEKSLTDLAASIEQHGILQPLLVQYDATQDCYLIVAGERRYRAAQLAGVRDVPCIVVDPLTPRQRLYYQLVENLQRDDLSPFEEADAFRLLVQEFRLTHEQIAHLIGKSRTYISKTLKLSLIPEALRRRCLESGLTSREHLLAISQQPTPADMEALLNRLMSTPINVKTLRRIKPSKGNPRRRRFQFRFAPEDRTFSVTVTFKKYHVSKVQIARALQLAIESLAGDDDS; encoded by the coding sequence ATGTCGAAACGGGAAAAATTCCGTCACCTGGCCGAAGAAACCCTGAGTTCGGTCCCCTCGATTGGCGAGCGCAGCGCTCACCTCGCCGATGACATCATGGCTGGCCCTTTTGCCGGAACGTCGCGTCTGAAGGGTGCCCGGCTCATCCCCATCGAGCGATTGGTCGCCGACCCCTCGCAACCGAGGAAAACCTTCTCCGAAAAATCTCTCACCGATCTCGCTGCCTCCATCGAACAGCACGGTATTCTTCAGCCCCTCCTTGTGCAGTACGATGCGACCCAGGATTGCTACCTGATTGTCGCGGGAGAACGCCGCTATCGTGCCGCCCAGCTCGCCGGTGTCCGCGATGTTCCTTGCATCGTCGTGGATCCTCTCACGCCGCGCCAACGCCTGTACTACCAACTGGTGGAAAACCTCCAGCGGGATGACCTCTCCCCTTTCGAGGAAGCCGACGCCTTCCGCCTGCTTGTGCAGGAGTTTCGGCTCACGCACGAGCAAATCGCTCATCTTATCGGCAAAAGTCGAACGTATATCTCCAAGACCCTCAAGCTCAGTCTCATTCCCGAGGCCTTGCGCCGCCGCTGCCTCGAGTCGGGACTAACCTCCCGCGAACACCTGCTGGCCATCTCTCAGCAACCGACACCGGCGGATATGGAAGCCCTCCTGAACCGCCTCATGAGCACACCCATAAATGTCAAGACTCTGCGCCGGATCAAACCCTCAAAAGGCAACCCAAGACGTCGCCGCTTTCAGTTTCGCTTCGCTCCGGAGGATCGAACTTTCTCCGTCACGGTGACCTTCAAGAAATACCACGTCTCTAAAGTGCAAATTGCCCGCGCCCTTCAGCTCGCAATCGAGTCTCTCGCCGGCGATGATGATTCGTGA
- a CDS encoding ParA family protein, whose translation MTEILAIATVKGGVGKTTIALHLAGALADLGHRVLLVDLDQQGNLSSVFIEDPYGLAPTVYDIITTPDIPTREAIRTTAFRGIDLLPANLQLSRVEFQLAGDNDAQYYVSDKLKEVDGYDVMILDTPPSSGLMTISALVAASGVIIPVECQPWATLGSALLLEIIEKVRRRANPRLRVLGYVINKYDLRRGLETSYLDALRAKLGDQVFRTIIRDSVKYPEAAMMKSPITLYQPRSEQAETFRRLAAEVLDRTRALAEGDSLSTATRDKRT comes from the coding sequence ATGACAGAGATTCTCGCCATCGCAACGGTTAAAGGTGGCGTGGGCAAGACCACCATCGCCCTCCATCTGGCCGGAGCCCTCGCCGATCTCGGCCACCGTGTGCTGCTCGTGGACCTCGATCAGCAGGGCAACCTCTCTTCGGTTTTCATCGAAGATCCCTATGGACTCGCGCCCACCGTCTACGATATAATCACGACTCCCGACATCCCAACCCGAGAGGCCATCCGAACGACAGCATTTCGGGGGATTGATCTTCTCCCGGCCAATTTGCAACTGAGCCGGGTCGAGTTTCAACTCGCCGGTGATAATGATGCCCAGTATTATGTCTCGGATAAACTTAAGGAGGTTGATGGCTACGACGTGATGATCCTTGATACGCCACCCAGTTCCGGATTGATGACAATCAGCGCACTGGTTGCGGCCTCCGGCGTGATCATTCCCGTCGAATGTCAGCCCTGGGCAACCCTGGGTTCGGCATTGCTGCTGGAGATCATTGAGAAAGTGCGTCGCCGGGCCAATCCCCGCTTGCGCGTCCTCGGCTACGTAATCAATAAGTATGACCTGCGCCGTGGCCTGGAGACGAGCTATCTTGATGCCCTGCGGGCCAAACTCGGCGATCAGGTCTTCCGTACGATCATCCGAGACAGCGTGAAATACCCCGAAGCCGCCATGATGAAAAGCCCGATCACCTTATACCAGCCGCGCTCGGAGCAGGCCGAAACGTTCCGACGCCTGGCAGCGGAAGTTCTGGATCGCACGCGGGCGCTGGCGGAGGGCGATTCTCTCAGCACGGCCACGAGGGACAAGAGGACATGA
- a CDS encoding O-antigen ligase family protein — MHDTVNARKPVPMHTGDRLLLGCLIAFAVAAPHSIALTQAAFGAGLMVWLTQLVRRRYFAYRLMTLDLPVILFVGWSILAAVCSYEPAVSSGKLRSVSLFLIYFLVGQNLRRPEWGKRLVVALIASSFLNVGFVFWEKIAGRGMVIESLAEDSPLRTIGMESGDVLLQVEGKTINSPDDLARVWERRRGQRLRVFFFRPEVYLTREITVPSTDSQALGIQSYRRWREFRAAGFYGWNYFTYAEVVQLLASLLLGIWLMREKRWDRRGCVILGGVILLGIALLLTVTRAAWVAFAFSTAAMVVVRVGRKGLLVLAVFLLLLAPAAFHLLERTRGISSLNLREPSTSYRLTVWREGLELLARQPRHWIVGVGMDSLKRRWREWGLFQGGRLPLGHFHSTPIQIAVERGLPALALFLWWFALYLRLQWRLLRSSLPEKDPMVGGIVLGTLGGTLGFLLSSLVHYNFGDSEVAMIVYFQMGLMEVFRRWSEGERG, encoded by the coding sequence ATGCACGACACCGTAAATGCGCGGAAACCGGTCCCGATGCATACGGGTGACCGGCTGCTCCTCGGGTGCCTGATCGCCTTCGCCGTAGCGGCCCCTCATTCCATCGCTCTCACGCAAGCAGCCTTTGGAGCGGGTCTGATGGTCTGGCTGACGCAGCTCGTCCGCCGCCGGTACTTCGCCTATCGCCTGATGACGCTCGATCTCCCCGTGATCCTCTTTGTGGGCTGGAGCATTCTCGCCGCTGTGTGTTCCTACGAACCCGCCGTCAGCAGCGGCAAGCTCCGCAGCGTGAGCCTTTTTCTCATCTACTTTCTGGTCGGACAGAATCTTCGGCGGCCGGAGTGGGGGAAACGCCTCGTGGTCGCGTTGATTGCTTCCTCGTTTCTCAATGTGGGCTTCGTCTTCTGGGAGAAAATCGCCGGCCGGGGTATGGTGATCGAATCCCTGGCAGAAGATAGTCCGTTACGGACCATCGGGATGGAGTCGGGAGATGTTCTGCTTCAGGTCGAGGGCAAAACGATCAATTCTCCGGACGATCTGGCCCGGGTGTGGGAGCGGCGCCGTGGTCAGCGACTGAGGGTCTTCTTCTTCCGACCGGAAGTTTATCTCACCCGCGAGATCACCGTCCCTTCAACCGATTCGCAAGCTCTTGGAATTCAGTCCTACCGGCGGTGGAGGGAGTTTCGCGCAGCCGGTTTCTACGGCTGGAACTATTTCACCTACGCGGAGGTCGTGCAATTGCTCGCCTCGTTACTTCTCGGCATCTGGCTCATGAGAGAGAAACGGTGGGATCGCCGGGGATGTGTAATTCTGGGCGGCGTGATTCTTCTCGGCATTGCGCTCCTGCTGACGGTGACGCGTGCGGCCTGGGTTGCTTTCGCTTTCTCGACGGCCGCCATGGTCGTTGTGCGAGTGGGCCGAAAGGGGCTTCTGGTTCTGGCCGTGTTTCTGCTTCTGCTCGCGCCGGCGGCATTTCACTTACTGGAGCGAACGCGGGGAATCTCCTCGCTCAATCTCCGGGAGCCGAGCACCTCATACCGATTGACAGTGTGGCGCGAGGGTCTGGAGCTTCTTGCCCGGCAACCGCGCCATTGGATTGTGGGGGTTGGAATGGATAGCCTCAAGCGGCGGTGGCGAGAGTGGGGACTCTTTCAAGGAGGGCGACTGCCCCTGGGACATTTCCACTCGACGCCGATTCAGATTGCCGTCGAGCGCGGGTTGCCGGCCCTGGCTCTGTTTCTCTGGTGGTTCGCTCTTTATCTCAGACTTCAATGGCGATTGCTCAGGTCATCGCTTCCGGAAAAGGACCCGATGGTCGGTGGAATTGTCTTGGGCACATTGGGCGGAACGCTGGGCTTTTTGTTGAGTTCGCTCGTGCACTATAACTTCGGCGATTCGGAGGTGGCTATGATCGTCTACTTCCAGATGGGCCTCATGGAGGTGTTCCGCCGATGGAGTGAAGGAGAACGGGGCTGA
- a CDS encoding tetratricopeptide repeat protein has translation MQKGVRLFASVVALMLIVTLGQGRGNQAQEATTAEQDVQRGRLLFAQGNYQGAVEVLRQALAKKPDLAEAHYYLGMALYRLNIYDQAEPELREALRLKGNNYPDAHFGLGMLYFRKRDNEAAVREFKTAIEQRNGSFPDASNVLGVIYFNQKNYSEAVAHFRQAVAGEPNRPEFNFNLGQAVEKELVEGTGSAPTGTWSEAIDAYRKAVESRSNYLLARRALGLALIGTDNDAAVTELQSVVQQIQPSPERMQLEEIIDLIKKPEDPAAQPEDLSKVKGVSKLPPIHAPAEAMRQNVQGTIVLSALFCYDKRVRVLKVVKGLGRGVDEVVIDAVRRIQFEPSQVGGRAVSERRLIKVDFPASARS, from the coding sequence ATGCAGAAGGGTGTTCGTTTGTTTGCGAGTGTGGTCGCCCTCATGCTCATCGTGACGCTGGGGCAGGGACGGGGCAACCAGGCTCAGGAGGCGACGACGGCTGAACAGGATGTTCAGCGGGGTCGTCTTCTTTTCGCTCAGGGGAACTATCAGGGAGCGGTCGAGGTTTTGCGTCAGGCGCTGGCGAAAAAACCCGATCTGGCCGAAGCTCATTACTATCTCGGCATGGCCCTTTACCGCTTGAATATTTACGATCAGGCCGAGCCGGAACTCCGCGAAGCTCTCCGGCTCAAGGGGAATAATTATCCCGACGCTCATTTTGGTCTGGGGATGTTATATTTCCGCAAGCGGGACAATGAGGCTGCTGTGCGTGAGTTCAAGACGGCTATCGAGCAGCGCAACGGATCATTCCCCGACGCCTCGAATGTGCTCGGGGTGATTTATTTCAACCAGAAGAACTACTCGGAGGCCGTTGCTCACTTTCGCCAGGCCGTCGCGGGCGAGCCCAACCGACCCGAGTTCAACTTCAATCTCGGTCAAGCCGTCGAGAAGGAGTTGGTTGAAGGGACGGGATCGGCTCCGACCGGGACCTGGAGCGAAGCGATTGATGCTTACCGCAAGGCGGTTGAGAGTCGCTCGAACTATCTTCTCGCCCGACGGGCTCTTGGTCTCGCCCTCATCGGAACGGATAATGACGCGGCGGTAACCGAATTGCAATCGGTGGTCCAGCAGATTCAACCTTCACCCGAACGAATGCAGCTTGAGGAGATTATTGATCTCATCAAGAAGCCGGAGGATCCCGCCGCTCAACCCGAAGACCTCAGCAAGGTGAAGGGTGTCAGTAAGCTTCCCCCCATTCACGCTCCGGCGGAGGCCATGAGGCAAAACGTTCAGGGAACCATCGTTCTCTCGGCTCTGTTTTGTTACGACAAGCGCGTGCGGGTGCTGAAGGTCGTCAAGGGGTTAGGGCGAGGTGTGGACGAGGTGGTCATTGATGCGGTTCGCCGCATCCAGTTCGAGCCATCGCAGGTGGGCGGGCGAGCCGTTTCCGAACGCCGCCTCATCAAGGTGGATTTTCCCGCTTCCGCTCGTTCTTGA
- a CDS encoding serine protease — protein sequence MTGQTARDHTSESEPSLLQRPRAEKLWQLAHLEEVLRKWLFLDRETTARVKAAAVFLGLIILVALIWFIANEYTLRTGVEELSGRVRQQQETLEQVRKGLEDIARKVEILRSSIEGELTMAERISTTYGPSVSLIEATYQFVERGTGRVLRYATATESGIAITQGDEKFQVTVEGSGPAVEETVIGTGFLVARGFLLTNLHVARPWWQNEAAEQLIAQGFEPRLISLHAYFPNVRTPLRLEVARSSEEYDLALCRFPPSDINVPIPPLADKDVKVEVGQPVVLLGYPAGIEAMLARLDETVARQIITTTAMRAPDVARELATRGLIRPLVTQGHVSARLPSRIVHDAATTTGGSGGPLFNRSGVVVGINYAVLREFSASNLAVPAHLALKLLQEQGIAP from the coding sequence ATGACCGGACAGACAGCAAGAGATCACACGTCGGAGAGTGAACCAAGTCTGCTCCAACGTCCAAGGGCTGAGAAGCTGTGGCAGCTCGCTCACCTGGAAGAGGTCCTCCGGAAGTGGCTCTTTCTTGATCGGGAAACGACGGCACGAGTGAAGGCCGCTGCCGTTTTCCTCGGCTTGATCATTCTCGTAGCGCTCATCTGGTTCATCGCTAACGAGTATACACTGCGGACTGGCGTGGAGGAGCTGAGCGGCCGCGTGCGCCAACAGCAGGAGACGCTGGAGCAGGTGCGAAAAGGGCTGGAAGACATCGCGCGGAAGGTTGAGATTCTTCGCTCCAGCATCGAAGGCGAGCTGACGATGGCCGAGCGCATCTCCACCACCTATGGCCCGAGTGTAAGCCTCATCGAAGCCACCTACCAGTTTGTCGAGCGCGGGACGGGCCGCGTTCTCCGATACGCGACGGCAACCGAGTCGGGTATTGCCATCACTCAAGGAGACGAGAAATTTCAGGTGACGGTGGAGGGATCCGGTCCGGCTGTGGAAGAGACGGTCATCGGCACGGGCTTCCTTGTGGCTCGCGGTTTTCTCTTGACCAACCTCCACGTGGCGCGTCCCTGGTGGCAGAATGAAGCGGCTGAACAGCTCATCGCGCAGGGATTCGAACCCCGGCTGATTTCGCTCCATGCCTACTTCCCCAATGTCCGAACACCACTGCGCCTGGAGGTGGCGCGGAGTTCGGAAGAATACGACCTCGCACTGTGTCGGTTCCCACCGAGTGACATCAATGTTCCCATCCCCCCGCTGGCCGATAAAGACGTGAAAGTCGAAGTCGGACAGCCGGTCGTTTTGCTGGGATATCCCGCGGGAATCGAGGCCATGTTGGCGCGGCTGGATGAAACTGTCGCTCGTCAGATTATCACGACAACAGCCATGCGTGCTCCTGACGTAGCGCGTGAACTGGCCACGCGCGGATTGATCCGCCCTCTGGTCACACAGGGTCATGTCAGTGCCCGTCTCCCCAGTCGCATTGTTCATGATGCCGCAACGACGACCGGAGGTTCCGGCGGTCCCCTCTTCAATCGCAGCGGAGTTGTCGTCGGAATCAATTATGCTGTGCTCAGAGAATTCTCGGCATCGAATCTGGCCGTCCCGGCTCATCTGGCCCTTAAGCTTTTGCAGGAGCAGGGAATCGCGCCATGA
- a CDS encoding DUF4351 domain-containing protein produces MYQFIIEEGRKEGLEKELQEGLQQGLQQGVRQEAVTLLRRLLERRFGKLPEWVGQRIEAADQTTLEEWVLRVPEARSLEDVFG; encoded by the coding sequence ATGTACCAATTTATCATCGAGGAGGGGCGCAAAGAGGGACTCGAAAAGGAGCTTCAGGAGGGCCTTCAACAAGGGCTGCAACAGGGAGTTCGACAAGAGGCGGTGACACTGCTTCGGCGATTGCTCGAACGCCGCTTTGGGAAGCTACCGGAGTGGGTCGGACAAAGGATTGAAGCGGCTGATCAAACCACACTCGAGGAGTGGGTCCTTCGAGTACCCGAAGCCCGATCTCTGGAAGACGTATTTGGATGA
- a CDS encoding R3H domain-containing nucleic acid-binding protein, which produces MGQRRIEITDDLDLLLEVLPARIREELKRQTDASELIEVVLDLGRPPEARFPSRAVYLTDGPVTREDLQFVVSRVGAFTKDNRAGIERTLHRISAIRNRRGEVVGLTCRVGRAVFGTVEIVKDVIESGKSILLLGKPGVGKTTLLREAARVLADELGKRVIVVDTSNEIAGDGDVPHPGIGRARRMQVPSPELQHAVMIEAVENHMPEVIVVDEIGTEAEALAARTIAERGVQLIATAHGNTLDNLLINPTLCDLIGGIQAVTLSDEEAKRRGTQKTVLERKAPPTFDVLIEIQDKDRFAIHHDVATVVDRMLRGIAPRPEIRVRGESGHIQVLPPPPTESEKAPTPSTFPSARQRAPLKIFPFAVSRDKLRRAIEELGVPAQVTTNVTEADIIVTLKSHAKSEGRRLREAARWNIPIAVLKSNTTTQMKNFLIEEFRLGAPTEVERADQSLISTEQSALNEAEEAIEAVLSHRRPVELSPQNAYIRRLQHELVQRYGLISESKGQEPFRRVVIYPRF; this is translated from the coding sequence ATGGGACAGCGACGTATTGAAATCACCGATGATCTTGACCTCCTGCTTGAAGTGCTGCCGGCACGCATCCGCGAGGAGTTGAAGAGACAAACCGATGCCAGCGAACTCATCGAAGTCGTCCTGGATCTCGGACGTCCGCCTGAGGCCCGATTCCCCTCACGGGCCGTCTATCTTACCGACGGACCCGTGACCCGCGAAGATCTCCAATTCGTGGTGAGCCGCGTCGGTGCGTTTACAAAAGACAATCGCGCCGGCATTGAACGCACGCTCCATCGAATTTCTGCCATTCGCAATCGGCGCGGCGAGGTCGTAGGATTGACCTGTCGGGTGGGACGCGCCGTTTTTGGCACGGTGGAGATCGTCAAGGACGTAATTGAATCGGGCAAAAGCATCCTCTTGTTGGGCAAGCCCGGAGTGGGAAAGACGACGCTCCTACGCGAAGCCGCTCGCGTGCTCGCCGATGAGCTGGGCAAACGCGTCATCGTCGTAGATACCTCCAACGAAATTGCCGGGGACGGCGATGTTCCCCATCCGGGAATTGGTCGAGCCCGACGAATGCAAGTTCCCTCCCCCGAATTGCAGCACGCCGTGATGATCGAAGCCGTCGAAAACCACATGCCCGAAGTCATCGTCGTGGATGAGATCGGAACGGAAGCCGAAGCCCTGGCCGCTCGCACCATCGCCGAACGTGGCGTTCAGCTCATTGCGACGGCCCACGGTAACACGCTCGATAACCTCCTGATCAATCCGACGCTGTGCGATCTCATCGGCGGGATTCAGGCCGTGACCCTGAGTGACGAGGAAGCAAAACGACGTGGCACGCAGAAAACTGTGCTCGAACGCAAAGCGCCTCCGACCTTCGACGTCCTGATCGAGATTCAGGACAAAGATCGCTTCGCCATCCACCATGATGTAGCGACTGTGGTAGACCGAATGCTCCGCGGCATAGCTCCGCGTCCTGAAATTCGAGTTCGTGGCGAAAGCGGCCACATTCAGGTTCTTCCTCCACCGCCGACGGAGAGCGAGAAGGCGCCAACCCCTTCGACTTTTCCTTCGGCTCGCCAGCGTGCACCGCTCAAAATCTTTCCCTTCGCCGTCAGCCGGGATAAACTCCGCCGAGCCATTGAGGAGTTAGGCGTTCCCGCTCAGGTGACGACGAACGTGACCGAAGCCGACATTATCGTCACTCTCAAATCTCACGCCAAGAGCGAAGGACGCCGACTCCGCGAGGCCGCCCGCTGGAATATTCCCATCGCCGTCCTCAAGAGTAACACCACCACACAAATGAAGAACTTTCTCATCGAGGAGTTCAGGCTCGGTGCACCAACGGAGGTCGAAAGAGCCGACCAATCCCTGATATCCACAGAACAATCTGCACTGAATGAGGCAGAAGAGGCTATCGAAGCCGTCCTCTCCCACCGCCGACCCGTGGAATTGTCTCCCCAAAACGCCTATATTCGCCGCTTGCAGCACGAACTGGTGCAGCGATACGGCCTCATCTCCGAAAGTAAAGGTCAGGAACCTTTCCGGCGGGTCGTGATCTATCCGCGCTTCTGA
- the folE gene encoding GTP cyclohydrolase I, with the protein MGDARQEKIVQISHHLEQILKLLGLTPESDPELKQTPRRAAEFFVEMLSGDGNEVEPDLTRLDHPGDSREIIVISRIPFYSLCVHHWLPFYGRAHIGYVPGATLVGFSSVARIVEHFARRLQLQERLTDQVADYLQRALAAQGVMVMLEARHLCMEMRGRRAPGWVTTTAARGCFQESTWREEFFARLRKQSGKHREPESCE; encoded by the coding sequence ATGGGAGACGCGAGGCAGGAAAAAATCGTCCAGATCAGTCATCACCTTGAGCAGATTCTCAAACTGCTCGGTCTCACTCCCGAAAGCGATCCCGAGTTGAAGCAGACCCCCCGTCGGGCTGCGGAGTTTTTCGTGGAGATGCTGAGCGGCGATGGGAATGAGGTCGAGCCGGATCTGACCCGCCTCGATCATCCGGGAGATTCCCGGGAGATAATCGTCATCAGCCGGATACCGTTCTATTCCCTCTGCGTCCACCACTGGCTCCCGTTTTACGGTCGGGCGCACATCGGATACGTGCCCGGAGCGACTCTCGTGGGGTTCAGTAGCGTTGCTCGAATCGTCGAACATTTCGCCCGGCGGCTCCAGTTGCAGGAACGATTGACCGATCAAGTGGCTGACTATCTCCAGCGGGCGCTGGCGGCGCAGGGAGTCATGGTGATGCTGGAAGCGCGCCATCTCTGCATGGAAATGCGGGGTCGGCGAGCCCCTGGCTGGGTGACGACGACCGCAGCACGGGGCTGTTTCCAGGAGTCCACCTGGCGAGAAGAGTTTTTCGCCCGCTTGAGGAAGCAGTCGGGCAAGCACCGCGAGCCGGAATCCTGTGAATGA
- a CDS encoding nuclear transport factor 2 family protein encodes MMSGADHTVVKEANRRFYEALEHLDLLAMERVWLHEDWVKCIHPGWEMITGWHNIRRSWAQIFDHTRAMRIILTDISVHVIGDVGWVTCLENITAYHDEGMSPGLAQATNIFLRRQGEWFLVHHHASPVASELSSEVTGAIVQ; translated from the coding sequence ATGATGAGTGGCGCGGATCACACGGTGGTGAAAGAGGCCAATCGTCGGTTCTATGAGGCTCTCGAACATCTCGACCTGCTTGCGATGGAACGGGTGTGGCTGCATGAGGACTGGGTCAAATGCATTCATCCGGGGTGGGAGATGATCACCGGCTGGCATAACATTCGCCGGAGTTGGGCCCAGATTTTCGATCACACACGGGCCATGCGCATTATCCTCACGGATATTTCCGTTCACGTCATCGGCGATGTTGGCTGGGTGACCTGTCTGGAAAACATCACGGCCTATCATGACGAGGGCATGTCGCCGGGATTGGCTCAAGCCACGAACATTTTTCTCCGCCGCCAGGGGGAGTGGTTTCTCGTTCATCATCATGCATCGCCCGTGGCCAGCGAGCTATCGTCGGAAGTAACGGGGGCGATAGTCCAGTAG